A single Anopheles arabiensis isolate DONGOLA chromosome 2, AaraD3, whole genome shotgun sequence DNA region contains:
- the LOC120894949 gene encoding chymotrypsin inhibitor yields MRYEITVLLLLLFTLCPFALAKRSFSLLSSDPCLEKRTCGKNEEFVCCGPCAEPTCSKLEPNADCTNVCVAGCFCKKNYVRRAIGGSCIWANRCPRRP; encoded by the exons ATGAGATACGAAATcactgtactgctgctgctgcttttcacACTGTGTCCGTTCGCTTTAGCGAAACGATCGTTCAGTCTTCTATCATCCGATCCCTGCCTGGAGAAGCGAA CATGCGGCAAGAACGAGGAGTTCGTCTGCTGTGGACCCTGCGCCGAGCCAACCTGCTCCAAACTGGAGCCCAATGCCGACTGCACCAACGTTTGCGTCGCGGGCTGCTTCTGTAAGAAGAACTACGTACGGCGCGCCATCGGTGGATCGTGCATCTGGGCGAACAGGTGTCCCAGGCGTCCATAA
- the LOC120897181 gene encoding vertebrate ancient opsin-like translates to MNDAPNDVAASAVDYEDLMAPWAYNASAVTLFFIGFFGFFLNLFVIALMCKDMQLWTPMNIILFNLVCSDFSVSIIGNPLTLTSAISHRWIFGRTLCVAYGFFMSLLGITSITTLTVLSYERYCLISRPFSSRNLTRRGAFLAIFFIWGYSFALTSPPLFGWGAYVQEAANISCSVNWESQTKNATTYIIFLFVFGLVVPLIVIVYSYTNIIVNMRENSARVGRINRAEQRVTSMVAVMIVAFMVAWTPYAIFALIEQFGPPELIGPGLAVLPALVAKSSICYNPIIYVGMNTQFRAAFSRVRNKGQQAADQNTTTMQRELTKSSRDMVECSFDFCRKKSRFKISLVKPTAPLAVVDVSSTSHRDKGTSRSPLDQTVLNETNEDVGRERSGGCGAYAGTRFVRPDFELSVINSGKSILIKSKNFRSNLL, encoded by the exons ATGAACGACGCTCCTAACGATGTGGCAGCCAGTGCGGTCGACTACGAAGATCTGATGGCACCATGGGCCTACAATGCGTCCGCCGTCACACTGTTCTTTATTGGATTTTTTGGCTTTTTCCTCAACCTGTTCGTGATAGCGCTGATGTGCAAGGATATGCAG CTATGGACACCGATGAACATCATATTATTCAATTTGGTCTGTTCCGACTTTTCCGTGTCGATCATCGGCAACCCGCTCACGCTCACATCCGCCATCTCGCATCGCTGGATCTTCGGCCGGACGCTGTGCGTGGCGTACGGGTTTTTCATGTCCTTACTGG GAATAACCTCCATCACGACGCTTACCGTGCTGTCGTACGAGCGGTACTGCCTCATCAGCCGTCCCTTCTCGTCCCGGAATCTGACGCGCCGGGGAGCCTTCCTGGCGATCTTCTTCATCTGGGGCTACTCGTTTGCCTTAACCTCGCCGCCACTGTTCGGCTGGGGTGCGTACGTACAGGAGGCAGCTAACATCAG CTGTTCGGTAAACTGGGAGTCTCAAACGAAAAACGCCACCACGTACATCATATTCCTGTTCGTGTTTGGGCTGGTCGTTCCGCTAATAGTGATCGTGTACAGCTACACGAACATCATCGTCAATATGCGGGAG AATTCAGCACGCGTCGGGCGGATCAATCGGGCCGAACAGCGCGTCACCTCGATGGTGGCCGTCATGATCGTCGCGTTCATGGTCGCCTGGACACCGTACGCGATCTTCGCGCTGATCGAACAGTTCGGACCGCCGGAGCTGATCGGTCCAGGGTTGGCCGTGCTGCCGGCGCTCGTCGCCAAATCGAGTATCTGCTACAACCCGATCATCTACGTCGGCATGAACACGCAGTTCCGGGCGGCATTTAGCCGCGTGCGGAACAAGGGCCAGCAGGCGGCGGACCAAAACACGACCACGATGCAGCGCGAGCTGACCAAGAGCAGCCGGGACATGGTGGAGTGCAGCTTTGACTTTTGTCGGAAGAAGAGCCGCTTCAAGATTAGTCTGGTGAAGCCGACCGCACCGTTGGCGGTGGTGGACGTATCGAGCACGTCGCACCGGGACAAGGGCACGAGCCGGTCGCCCCTGGATCAAACGGTGCTGAATGAAACGAACGAGGACGTTGGGCGGGAACGgagtggtggttgtggtgcttATGCCGGCACACGCTTCGTACGGCCGGATTTTGAACTGTCTGTGATTAATAGTGGAAAATCGATTCTAATCAAGTCGAAGAATTTTCGGTCCAATTTACTATAA